The following proteins come from a genomic window of Shewanella halifaxensis HAW-EB4:
- a CDS encoding 5-formyltetrahydrofolate cyclo-ligase: protein MPSQLPPQFSSSASDKACRKAIRSQIREARRSLTTEQQDSFAMTAADYTLSRLKQLKAQRVALYLTNDGELDTKPLIEALWQSKIEVYLPRLHPFSPGNLLFFRYQADTKMQKNHMSIWEPKLNITQMLLPHQIDVVITPLVAFDLQGNRMGMGGGFYDRTLANWQHKRKPLPIGYAHDCQQVGSLPCEHWDVPLPFIITPSHCHSFEL from the coding sequence ATGCCGTCACAGTTACCGCCTCAGTTCTCGTCCAGCGCGAGCGACAAAGCATGCCGTAAAGCTATCCGCAGCCAAATTAGAGAGGCGCGCCGCTCATTAACGACAGAGCAGCAAGACAGCTTCGCGATGACTGCGGCGGACTATACCCTATCAAGACTTAAGCAACTCAAGGCGCAGCGTGTCGCCCTGTACTTAACCAATGACGGTGAACTCGATACTAAGCCGTTAATCGAGGCGCTTTGGCAGAGTAAAATTGAGGTCTACCTACCTAGACTGCACCCATTTAGCCCTGGAAACTTGCTCTTTTTTCGCTACCAAGCCGATACCAAGATGCAAAAAAACCATATGAGCATCTGGGAGCCAAAACTGAATATCACCCAGATGCTGCTTCCCCATCAGATCGATGTGGTGATCACGCCGCTCGTTGCCTTCGATCTGCAGGGCAACCGAATGGGCATGGGCGGTGGCTTCTATGATAGGACTCTCGCTAACTGGCAGCACAAGAGGAAGCCTTTACCCATAGGCTATGCTCATGATTGTCAGCAAGTTGGTAGCTTACCCTGCGAGCATTGGGATGTGCCGTTACCGTTTATTATCACCCCTAGCCACTGCCATAGCTTTGAGCTGTAG
- a CDS encoding DUF1326 domain-containing protein has product MSADNYNWSLDMHQIETCNCNHGCGCQFAGFPDFGSCEALLGFKINQGHYNEVKLDGLKLALAVKWPAAIHEGNGTCILFIDSSATTEQTTALATIFTGAAGGMPLEALAGTFTTLVGPVMVYINMDTSEDNASFDIEGVMQVQQRPLMNPVTGEQQHVHITFPDNGFMWNSGRIGTTETMWLKHDALSFNHAGKFAAKANVQWPNG; this is encoded by the coding sequence ATGAGTGCAGATAACTATAACTGGTCGCTTGATATGCACCAGATTGAGACCTGTAACTGTAACCATGGTTGCGGTTGCCAGTTTGCAGGCTTTCCCGACTTTGGCTCCTGCGAGGCCTTACTCGGCTTCAAAATCAATCAGGGTCATTACAATGAGGTCAAACTTGACGGGTTAAAACTTGCCCTCGCCGTAAAATGGCCAGCAGCGATCCATGAAGGTAACGGCACCTGTATCCTATTTATCGACTCGAGCGCCACTACTGAACAAACTACTGCGTTAGCCACGATATTTACAGGCGCTGCTGGCGGCATGCCACTTGAAGCCTTAGCCGGCACCTTTACCACACTTGTCGGTCCTGTAATGGTCTATATCAATATGGATACCAGTGAAGACAATGCCTCTTTCGATATTGAGGGAGTAATGCAAGTCCAACAAAGACCACTGATGAATCCTGTCACTGGAGAGCAACAGCACGTACATATTACCTTTCCTGATAATGGCTTTATGTGGAATAGCGGCCGCATTGGAACCACCGAAACCATGTGGCTCAAGCATGATGCCTTAAGTTTTAACCATGCAGGCAAGTTTGCCGCTAAGGCGAACGTGCAGTGGCCAAACGGATAA
- a CDS encoding DUF2182 domain-containing protein, whose product MVNLSQITHNLHSPVTWVSILLLTGLSWYYMLFDMTMVMSPHWGPYELTMVFVMWTVMMVGMMMPSATPMIMLFAKISRTRRQRTAEFVSSNLFILGYLLLWSGYSLAITLVQWQLHELALMTPMMQSGNHIFSGILLIVIGIYQISPLKQQCLNYCRSPLNFLMTQWQEGKLGAVKMGLKHGQYCVGCCWLLMALLLVVGVMHIGWILALSIIVLLEKVVSWPEAINIGICLACLGFGLYFLVG is encoded by the coding sequence ATGGTTAATCTCTCGCAGATAACTCACAACCTCCACTCTCCGGTGACTTGGGTAAGTATTCTGCTGCTTACTGGACTCAGTTGGTATTACATGCTGTTTGATATGACCATGGTCATGTCACCCCACTGGGGGCCCTATGAGCTGACGATGGTATTTGTTATGTGGACCGTGATGATGGTAGGCATGATGATGCCATCAGCGACCCCGATGATTATGCTGTTCGCTAAGATAAGTCGCACTCGCCGACAGAGAACGGCGGAGTTTGTCTCCTCTAACTTGTTCATCTTGGGTTATCTGCTGCTGTGGAGTGGCTACAGTCTAGCGATCACTCTAGTGCAATGGCAGTTGCATGAACTGGCTCTGATGACCCCTATGATGCAGAGCGGCAACCATATTTTCAGCGGTATTTTATTGATTGTTATTGGCATCTATCAGATCTCGCCATTGAAACAGCAGTGTTTAAATTACTGCCGCTCGCCACTTAATTTTCTTATGACCCAGTGGCAAGAGGGCAAGCTAGGCGCAGTCAAGATGGGGCTCAAACACGGCCAATACTGTGTAGGGTGCTGCTGGCTGTTAATGGCTCTATTGCTGGTCGTTGGGGTCATGCATATTGGCTGGATCTTAGCGCTATCGATTATCGTCTTACTGGAAAAGGTCGTCAGCTGGCCCGAAGCGATCAATATTGGAATTTGCCTCGCTTGTCTCGGATTTGGACTCTACTTTTTGGTGGGTTAA
- the ung gene encoding uracil-DNA glycosylase, translated as MTAHSSWLSFIEDQQQQSYFQSVQQFVKAERAAGKAIYPPESEVFAAFDSTPLNKVRVVLIGQDPYHGPNQAHGLCFSVKHGVKTPPSLVNMYKELASDIDGFTIPEHGNLSHWAEQGVLMLNTVLTVEQGKAHSHAKSGWESFTANALALLNEQSQPIIFVLWGAHAIKKGKGINAPQHQVISGPHPSPLSAYRGFFGCKHFSKINELLQARGERAIDWQV; from the coding sequence ATGACGGCGCATTCTAGCTGGTTATCTTTTATCGAAGATCAACAGCAACAAAGTTATTTTCAATCGGTACAGCAGTTTGTCAAAGCTGAGCGCGCAGCTGGGAAAGCGATTTATCCGCCAGAGAGTGAAGTGTTCGCCGCATTTGATTCGACACCGCTAAACAAGGTACGTGTGGTGCTTATTGGGCAAGATCCTTACCATGGGCCAAACCAAGCTCATGGCCTGTGTTTCTCGGTGAAACATGGGGTCAAGACGCCACCGTCGCTGGTAAATATGTATAAAGAGTTGGCTAGCGACATTGACGGCTTTACCATCCCTGAACATGGCAACTTGAGCCACTGGGCCGAGCAGGGGGTCTTGATGCTAAACACGGTACTCACCGTAGAGCAGGGTAAGGCTCACTCTCACGCCAAATCAGGCTGGGAATCTTTTACCGCTAATGCTCTAGCACTACTAAACGAGCAATCTCAGCCAATCATCTTTGTTCTCTGGGGGGCTCATGCCATTAAAAAAGGCAAAGGTATTAACGCGCCGCAACACCAAGTGATTTCAGGGCCACATCCATCGCCGTTATCGGCCTACCGAGGCTTCTTCGGCTGTAAGCATTTCTCTAAAATTAATGAGCTCTTGCAAGCAAGGGGCGAGCGGGCCATCGATTGGCAGGTATAG
- a CDS encoding type II secretion system protein yields the protein MFSPAQSSKRHSGFTLIELVVVIIILGILAVVAAPKFLSLSEDAQVSHVKATGGAFKSGIDLARAVWAVKVGDGPAENLPVFGDSDDSHVDFNANGWPAQHYYTDDEEAPQLDNVDDCISVWQVLFQNNEPTVSESGSADETDYKARYVALGVCTYDYSDNTNLSITYDSNDGSVVVDSDPSS from the coding sequence ATGTTCTCTCCGGCGCAATCATCTAAGCGGCATTCAGGCTTTACACTAATCGAACTGGTTGTCGTTATTATCATTTTAGGGATTCTTGCCGTTGTTGCTGCGCCCAAATTTTTAAGCCTATCAGAAGACGCTCAGGTCTCTCACGTTAAAGCCACTGGCGGTGCCTTTAAGTCTGGAATCGACTTGGCAAGAGCCGTGTGGGCGGTAAAGGTCGGTGATGGTCCAGCAGAAAACCTGCCTGTATTTGGTGACTCAGACGACAGCCACGTCGACTTTAATGCTAACGGCTGGCCCGCACAGCATTATTATACCGATGATGAGGAGGCTCCTCAGCTCGATAATGTCGATGACTGTATCTCGGTATGGCAAGTGCTATTTCAGAACAATGAGCCTACGGTTTCTGAGTCCGGCAGCGCAGATGAAACCGACTATAAGGCGCGTTATGTAGCGTTAGGTGTATGCACTTATGATTATAGTGACAACACCAATTTATCGATAACCTACGACTCCAATGACGGCAGTGTCGTGGTGGACTCAGATCCAAGTAGCTAG
- a CDS encoding prepilin-type N-terminal cleavage/methylation domain-containing protein — MTRNTVSSGFTLIEMVVVIIVLAILAIIAASKFINLGQDAEIASVQATGGAFKGGITLANVKWVSLGASGPADNLQVFHNDSNGQLDINLWGFPAQSYPPFESSPRLNNSNDCMSVWRTVLQDAPQVSNSANTPDAEYLATYIVPDQCRYLYLPEQTMSIYYDSRDGNVITDSDPNS; from the coding sequence ATGACTAGAAACACTGTATCTTCTGGCTTTACCCTCATCGAGATGGTTGTCGTTATCATCGTCTTGGCAATTCTAGCCATTATCGCCGCTTCCAAATTTATTAACCTAGGGCAAGATGCCGAAATAGCCAGTGTGCAAGCCACGGGCGGCGCCTTTAAAGGCGGGATCACCTTAGCCAACGTCAAGTGGGTCTCACTGGGCGCCTCGGGACCTGCAGATAATTTGCAAGTCTTCCATAATGACAGCAATGGTCAGCTCGATATCAACCTTTGGGGCTTTCCGGCGCAGAGCTATCCGCCTTTCGAGTCGAGCCCAAGACTGAATAATAGCAACGACTGCATGTCGGTTTGGCGCACCGTATTGCAAGACGCACCACAGGTATCAAACTCTGCAAACACTCCGGATGCAGAGTACTTGGCGACCTATATCGTCCCCGATCAGTGCCGCTATCTCTATCTTCCTGAACAAACTATGTCTATCTATTATGACTCCCGTGACGGCAACGTTATTACCGATTCAGATCCCAATAGTTAA
- a CDS encoding DUF3144 domain-containing protein, with product MSEAKKETTIFELADQFIALANELAGKEQDVSKVGTAMRFAASRFNAFEAALKSSDLAAEKDNALEWFTDEYKAMLNDNLDDHIKNPVQSREPEPAE from the coding sequence ATGTCAGAAGCTAAAAAAGAAACCACCATTTTTGAACTAGCCGATCAATTCATTGCATTGGCAAACGAACTCGCGGGTAAAGAGCAGGATGTAAGTAAAGTCGGCACGGCTATGCGTTTTGCAGCCTCTCGCTTTAATGCATTTGAAGCTGCCCTTAAGTCATCAGATCTTGCAGCCGAAAAAGACAACGCTCTTGAGTGGTTTACAGATGAATATAAAGCCATGCTAAATGATAACCTTGATGACCATATCAAGAATCCAGTCCAATCTCGTGAGCCAGAGCCAGCTGAGTAA
- a CDS encoding LysE family translocator, with protein MSISTWLGLLAICCLGAMSPGPSLAMVVRHTLGGGRGKGIICAWAHSIGIGIYALVTLLGLAVLLKQAPMVFNGIAIIGALYLAYMGIQALRSKGGMSDKLAAGKPTDAFSAARDGLAISLFNPKIMLFFLALFSQFVMVADSLTGKALIVLTPLVVDGLWYTLIALVLSHASVLPKLRAKAALIDKLSGVVLILLAVRVVVTL; from the coding sequence ATGAGTATTAGCACTTGGCTAGGCTTGTTAGCAATTTGCTGTTTAGGCGCCATGTCACCGGGGCCAAGTTTGGCTATGGTGGTGAGACACACCTTAGGTGGTGGTCGGGGAAAAGGGATTATCTGCGCTTGGGCGCACTCTATCGGTATTGGTATTTATGCCCTAGTTACATTATTGGGGTTGGCGGTGCTGCTAAAGCAGGCGCCAATGGTATTTAATGGTATTGCGATTATCGGTGCGCTTTATCTTGCCTATATGGGCATACAGGCGTTGCGATCCAAGGGGGGAATGTCAGATAAACTCGCAGCAGGCAAGCCTACGGATGCGTTTAGTGCGGCGAGAGATGGTCTGGCTATCTCCTTATTCAACCCTAAAATTATGCTGTTTTTCTTGGCGCTATTTAGCCAGTTTGTAATGGTTGCCGACAGCTTGACTGGTAAGGCCTTGATTGTGTTGACGCCACTGGTGGTTGACGGGCTTTGGTATACGCTTATCGCCTTGGTATTGTCTCACGCCTCTGTGCTGCCTAAGCTAAGGGCAAAAGCGGCCCTTATCGATAAGTTATCCGGTGTGGTACTGATCCTACTTGCGGTGCGGGTGGTTGTTACCCTCTAG
- a CDS encoding thioredoxin family protein has translation MGTISVTILIFLIFICIAIASLIVLKIKGRLIPNAVIAVLFCFATCIASVFGFINYGEDYDAYKKLQWQTLTPDQIQPLVDNGYTVFIDVTADWCNICYANKAGVTHREKIVNALTQKHIILMQGDWSQPNMVVENYLQMQGLNSVPYNRVYGPGAPNGIVLPSQLTVEAVMFALEKAKG, from the coding sequence ATGGGCACAATTTCAGTTACTATCCTTATTTTTTTAATATTTATCTGTATCGCTATCGCATCTCTCATAGTGCTAAAAATCAAAGGTCGGTTGATCCCAAATGCTGTGATTGCCGTATTGTTTTGTTTCGCTACCTGTATTGCGAGCGTATTTGGCTTCATCAATTATGGCGAAGACTATGACGCCTATAAAAAGCTGCAATGGCAAACCTTAACACCGGATCAAATTCAGCCCCTTGTCGATAACGGCTATACCGTATTTATCGATGTCACCGCCGATTGGTGCAACATCTGCTATGCCAACAAGGCTGGGGTGACCCATAGAGAAAAGATAGTGAACGCCTTAACGCAAAAGCATATCATTTTAATGCAAGGGGACTGGAGTCAGCCAAATATGGTGGTGGAAAACTACCTACAAATGCAAGGCCTGAACAGCGTGCCTTACAATAGGGTCTACGGCCCCGGCGCTCCTAATGGTATTGTGCTGCCAAGCCAGTTGACCGTAGAGGCTGTGATGTTCGCATTAGAAAAGGCCAAGGGCTAA
- a CDS encoding AMP-binding protein, with the protein MAYDSDSTLDLSRYASLIDLIELASARYGDKAAYSCLSKETSFNEINRYSRQFAAYLQQETNLVQGDRIAIQLPNITQYVIAAYGAIKAGMVLVNTNPLYTQRELIHQFNDSGAKALVVLSDLLPTLTEVVETTSIETVISTHAMDLIAPQPQPEVPFDTVAFCDVLAKGEQLTYAPVISVHEQIAALQYTGGTTGLSKGAMLTHRNLIANAMQIKSRIGSRIVEGEEIFVAPLPVYHIYAFMVNLVLYYERGGCSVLIPNPRDISGLITTLSKYPFTGFAGLNTLFVGLCHQPEFKVLDFSHLKVTISGGTALTQAAATVWEQTTGCTISEGYGLSETSPVVSLNSPGFEQLGTIGKPVIATQVKILDMDDNEVPTGSTGELAVFGPQVMLGYWNKPEETAKVMTQDGYFKTGDIAVATEKGFHKIVDRKKDMIIVSGFNVYPNEVEDILSNHDAILECAVIGIEDERSGEAVKAVIVLNESHSDTLQAKSIIEAYCREQLAAYKVPKVIEFADALPKSTVGKILRRELRK; encoded by the coding sequence ATGGCATACGATTCAGACTCAACGCTCGACCTCTCCCGTTACGCATCGCTTATCGATCTGATCGAACTTGCCAGTGCTCGCTATGGCGACAAGGCTGCATATTCATGCCTTAGTAAAGAAACTAGCTTTAATGAGATCAACCGTTACTCGCGTCAGTTTGCCGCTTACCTGCAACAGGAAACCAATCTGGTGCAAGGCGATAGAATTGCGATTCAGCTGCCTAATATCACCCAATATGTTATCGCGGCCTATGGTGCTATTAAGGCAGGCATGGTGTTGGTGAATACTAATCCTCTTTATACTCAACGTGAGCTTATCCACCAGTTTAATGACTCGGGTGCTAAAGCCTTGGTGGTATTGTCTGACTTATTACCGACACTGACCGAGGTAGTTGAAACTACCAGCATTGAAACCGTTATCTCTACCCACGCGATGGACTTAATTGCGCCACAGCCACAACCTGAGGTGCCTTTCGATACCGTAGCTTTTTGTGACGTGCTAGCAAAGGGCGAACAACTTACCTATGCGCCAGTGATCAGCGTGCATGAGCAGATTGCCGCGCTGCAATATACTGGCGGCACCACAGGCTTGTCGAAAGGGGCAATGCTGACTCACCGTAATTTAATCGCTAATGCGATGCAGATTAAGTCGCGCATAGGTAGCCGTATCGTCGAGGGTGAAGAAATTTTTGTCGCACCACTGCCCGTCTACCATATCTATGCCTTTATGGTGAACCTAGTGCTCTATTATGAGCGCGGTGGCTGCTCGGTTTTGATCCCTAATCCTCGTGATATTTCAGGGCTCATCACTACTCTATCAAAGTATCCATTTACCGGATTCGCCGGGCTCAATACCTTATTTGTAGGTCTTTGCCACCAACCAGAATTTAAGGTGCTGGATTTTAGTCACCTTAAGGTGACGATTTCTGGCGGTACCGCACTCACCCAAGCTGCCGCGACAGTCTGGGAGCAAACCACAGGCTGCACCATATCAGAGGGCTATGGGCTCTCTGAAACCTCCCCAGTGGTATCGCTTAACTCGCCGGGGTTTGAGCAACTAGGCACCATAGGTAAACCAGTGATAGCCACCCAAGTCAAAATCCTCGATATGGACGACAACGAAGTGCCCACAGGTAGCACTGGCGAACTCGCCGTATTTGGCCCTCAGGTGATGCTAGGTTACTGGAACAAACCGGAAGAAACTGCCAAGGTGATGACTCAAGACGGTTACTTTAAAACCGGGGATATTGCGGTTGCAACCGAAAAGGGATTTCATAAAATTGTCGACCGCAAGAAAGATATGATTATCGTCTCTGGCTTTAATGTTTACCCAAATGAGGTCGAAGACATCTTATCTAACCATGATGCCATTCTTGAATGTGCGGTTATCGGAATAGAAGACGAGCGCAGCGGTGAAGCAGTAAAAGCGGTTATCGTACTAAACGAATCTCACAGCGATACACTACAAGCAAAGTCGATTATCGAAGCCTATTGCCGTGAGCAACTTGCCGCTTACAAGGTACCGAAAGTTATCGAGTTTGCAGATGCACTGCCTAAGTCCACCGTAGGCAAAATTTTGAGGCGCGAGCTACGCAAGTAG
- a CDS encoding ABC transporter transmembrane domain-containing protein, with protein sequence MLPWIGAFLKPYRTKVITAIIFLFIGSLAWLSLGQGVRLMVDEGFLRDNGSRLNEIILLVIGITALSSSAIFCRFYLMTWLGERVSADIRLKVYDHLLKLSPGFYAKLRTGEVISRFTADSTLLQSVVGSSLSMMLRASVTVIGGVVMMAITSIKMTGLVLLAVPMVLGPIFFFGRKVRDLSRKSQDKVGDLGAYVDETLHEIHTVQAYSHEDQDRALFNGRVEAVMDAAKGRIKYRSILISLVMFLSILAIALVTWVGAHDVMNGAISAGELSAFMFYAVMVAGSVATISEVIGEIQRAAGATERLIELIETPIDIPVITVPLELATPVRGELELKQVRFSYSSMKPDSCDVSSLEPGNSPERASNNSLDDLNENYLEPDNSLERVSNNSPERVPYISNEDEVIRGLNIHIKPGERVALVGASGAGKSTLFELLQRFYVLNSGSIELDGVDIAKLTPQTLRQQYALVPQESVIFATSVLENVRYGRIEASEDEVKQACIAARADEFISDFTDGYQTYLGERGVRLSGGQKQRIAIARAILADRPILLLDEATSALDAVSEHKVKLALDSLMVGKTTLIIAHRLATVINVDRILVLDKGVVVASGTHQQLMQSSELYREFASLQLLTDDTEN encoded by the coding sequence GTGTTACCCTGGATTGGTGCATTCTTAAAGCCTTACCGCACAAAAGTTATCACCGCGATTATCTTCTTGTTTATCGGTTCCTTGGCGTGGTTATCTCTAGGTCAAGGTGTACGATTAATGGTAGATGAGGGCTTTTTGAGGGATAACGGTTCACGCCTTAATGAAATTATTTTATTGGTGATAGGTATTACAGCACTCAGTAGTAGTGCGATTTTCTGCCGATTTTACCTAATGACTTGGCTTGGTGAGCGAGTCAGTGCCGATATCCGCTTAAAGGTATATGACCACTTATTAAAACTTTCTCCTGGCTTTTACGCCAAGCTTAGAACCGGCGAGGTGATCTCCCGTTTTACTGCCGACTCGACCTTATTGCAGTCGGTCGTTGGCTCAAGCTTGTCGATGATGCTAAGAGCCAGCGTGACCGTCATTGGCGGTGTCGTGATGATGGCAATCACCAGCATTAAAATGACAGGGTTAGTCTTATTGGCTGTACCTATGGTGCTTGGCCCCATCTTCTTTTTTGGCCGTAAGGTGCGCGATCTATCCCGTAAAAGCCAAGATAAAGTGGGCGATTTAGGCGCTTATGTGGATGAAACCTTGCATGAGATCCACACCGTGCAGGCATACTCCCATGAAGATCAAGATAGAGCCCTGTTTAATGGTCGTGTCGAGGCGGTGATGGATGCCGCAAAAGGGCGCATTAAGTACCGCTCAATACTGATCTCCTTGGTGATGTTCTTAAGTATTTTAGCCATAGCGCTAGTCACTTGGGTCGGCGCCCACGATGTAATGAACGGGGCAATTAGTGCGGGTGAGTTATCAGCCTTCATGTTTTATGCGGTGATGGTTGCAGGTTCGGTAGCAACCATTAGTGAAGTGATTGGTGAAATTCAGCGCGCAGCAGGAGCCACCGAGCGTTTAATCGAGTTGATTGAAACCCCAATCGATATTCCTGTCATCACCGTGCCGCTTGAGCTCGCAACCCCAGTTCGCGGTGAGCTTGAGCTCAAGCAAGTACGTTTTAGTTATAGCAGCATGAAACCTGACAGCTGTGATGTAAGCAGCCTTGAGCCAGGTAACAGCCCTGAGCGTGCTTCTAATAACAGTCTTGACGATTTAAATGAAAACTACCTTGAGCCGGATAACAGCCTTGAGCGAGTTTCTAACAACAGCCCTGAGCGAGTTCCTTATATTAGTAATGAAGATGAAGTGATCCGTGGTCTCAATATTCATATCAAGCCTGGTGAACGAGTCGCCTTAGTCGGCGCTAGCGGCGCGGGTAAGAGTACGCTGTTCGAGCTGTTGCAGCGCTTCTATGTATTAAATAGCGGAAGTATTGAGCTTGATGGCGTCGATATCGCTAAGCTCACTCCACAAACCTTGCGTCAGCAATATGCTTTGGTACCGCAAGAGTCGGTGATCTTTGCCACTAGCGTACTTGAGAACGTGCGCTATGGCCGTATTGAAGCCAGCGAAGATGAAGTGAAACAAGCCTGTATTGCTGCAAGGGCCGATGAATTTATTAGCGATTTTACCGATGGCTATCAGACCTATCTCGGTGAGCGCGGTGTGCGTTTATCGGGTGGGCAGAAGCAACGCATCGCTATTGCTCGAGCGATCCTCGCCGATAGGCCGATTCTACTGCTAGATGAAGCCACCAGTGCGCTGGATGCAGTCAGTGAGCATAAGGTAAAGCTGGCGCTCGATAGTTTGATGGTGGGCAAGACGACATTGATCATCGCCCACCGCTTAGCCACAGTAATCAATGTCGACCGCATCTTAGTGTTAGATAAAGGCGTCGTTGTGGCAAGCGGTACCCATCAACAGCTGATGCAAAGCAGCGAGCTTTACCGTGAGTTTGCCAGCTTGCAGCTGCTAACCGATGATACCGAAAACTAG
- the hutZ gene encoding heme utilization protein HutZ encodes MNTEKEQRLRDKLLPEIEAFKAERSTLQLATQDADGLPNASYAPFALADDGFYILVSELARHGSNLKASKNLSVMLLEDEAEAKTVFARKRLTFDATAELVDRESDNFSKGIAALSARFGEMIDNLAGLGDFNLFKLNPHQGLYVKGFGQAFSLSGVELLDVDWKRDGHHGTPRAELADTVI; translated from the coding sequence ATGAACACAGAAAAAGAGCAAAGACTACGAGACAAACTGTTACCCGAAATCGAAGCCTTTAAGGCTGAGCGTTCAACCCTACAATTGGCAACACAAGATGCTGATGGCCTGCCAAACGCTAGTTATGCGCCTTTTGCTTTGGCCGATGATGGTTTCTATATTTTGGTCAGTGAGCTTGCCCGTCATGGCTCTAACCTTAAAGCGTCAAAGAACCTCTCTGTGATGCTATTAGAGGATGAAGCCGAAGCAAAAACGGTATTTGCCCGTAAGCGCTTAACTTTTGACGCAACTGCAGAGTTAGTTGACCGTGAAAGCGATAACTTCAGCAAAGGCATTGCAGCCTTGTCAGCTCGTTTTGGTGAGATGATTGATAACCTAGCGGGTTTAGGTGATTTTAATCTATTCAAACTTAACCCACACCAAGGTCTCTATGTAAAAGGCTTTGGTCAGGCATTTAGCTTGTCTGGAGTTGAGCTGCTAGATGTAGACTGGAAACGCGATGGTCACCACGGCACGCCAAGAGCTGAGCTTGCTGATACTGTAATTTAA
- the hutX gene encoding heme utilization cystosolic carrier protein HutX: MSVPISVSVVQIAQHLENNPASMPSQIAAELNISEFEVISALPVEQLAILPLADKDALLAELPEWGSMTTIVSASGSIFEFKGSFPKGKYAHGYYNLITKGDGLHGHLKLDEITAIALISKPFRGTESHSINFFGAQGEVVFKVYLGRDKKRVLLPEQVARFNELKQQVLSAIA; encoded by the coding sequence ATGTCAGTCCCTATATCAGTGTCAGTTGTACAAATTGCTCAGCATCTAGAAAACAATCCAGCATCTATGCCTAGTCAAATTGCCGCAGAGCTTAATATTAGCGAGTTTGAGGTAATATCCGCACTTCCTGTTGAGCAGTTGGCTATTTTACCGTTAGCAGATAAAGACGCATTGTTAGCTGAGCTACCAGAGTGGGGCAGTATGACCACGATAGTATCGGCATCCGGCAGTATTTTTGAATTTAAAGGTAGCTTCCCTAAAGGCAAGTATGCTCATGGTTACTACAACCTGATCACCAAAGGTGACGGTTTGCATGGCCACCTTAAGTTAGATGAGATCACCGCTATTGCACTGATAAGCAAACCCTTCAGAGGCACTGAAAGTCACTCCATTAACTTCTTTGGTGCACAAGGTGAGGTGGTATTTAAAGTCTATTTAGGACGCGATAAGAAGCGCGTGTTATTGCCAGAACAGGTGGCCCGTTTCAATGAGCTGAAGCAGCAAGTGTTGAGCGCCATCGCTTAA